A window of Acinetobacter sp. TR3 contains these coding sequences:
- a CDS encoding alpha/beta hydrolase: MKQLIQQVQENVIRAKNFYQEFRLYDLASYSMNYLTPKDTFEKEEHLAYGLKARNRLDLYRTKNPKKQRPLIVFVHGGSWQHGNKRDYLFIGETFAREGFDVAVINYQLAPENIFPAFVDDLAQAIHYLNQNKAKLNISTDNIILMGHSAGAFNVMSVVYSAQPQQFKYIDNIKAIVGLAGPYHFDYKNDPLSEHAFDQKTSYQQVMPYYFINPNKIKHYLLMAENDQLVGNHNSFDLDKALREKGNHSHVMIIPKTGHITIVATLASFVSHYFKTKRTILHFLDEALEE, from the coding sequence ATGAAGCAACTTATTCAACAAGTACAAGAAAATGTCATACGGGCGAAAAACTTTTATCAGGAATTTCGCCTATATGATTTAGCAAGCTATTCGATGAATTATCTGACGCCAAAGGATACTTTTGAAAAAGAAGAACATCTTGCTTATGGATTAAAAGCCAGAAATCGATTGGATCTTTATCGAACAAAAAATCCCAAAAAACAAAGACCATTAATTGTTTTTGTACATGGTGGATCATGGCAACATGGTAATAAGAGAGATTATTTATTCATTGGTGAAACCTTTGCTCGAGAAGGTTTTGATGTTGCTGTGATTAATTATCAACTTGCTCCAGAGAATATCTTTCCAGCATTTGTCGATGATCTAGCGCAAGCGATTCATTATTTGAATCAAAATAAAGCGAAGCTGAATATTTCAACTGATAACATCATTTTGATGGGACATTCTGCGGGTGCTTTTAATGTGATGTCTGTGGTGTATTCTGCTCAGCCTCAGCAATTTAAATATATCGATAATATTAAGGCAATTGTTGGCTTGGCTGGCCCGTATCATTTTGATTATAAAAATGATCCTTTATCTGAACATGCTTTTGATCAAAAAACATCGTATCAACAAGTGATGCCGTATTATTTTATCAATCCGAATAAGATTAAACATTATCTATTGATGGCTGAGAATGATCAGTTGGTTGGTAATCATAATAGTTTCGATCTTGATAAGGCATTGAGAGAAAAGGGTAATCATAGCCATGTGATGATTATTCCTAAGACTGGACACATTACCATTGTGGCGACTTTGGCCAGTTTTGTAAGCCATTACTTCAAAACCAAGCGAACGATTTTACATTTCTTAGATGAAGCTTTAGAAGAGTAA
- the nudC gene encoding NAD(+) diphosphatase, whose product MTQLSLAYIFQHQKLLVDQNLQLPEVEKLASDLPLNHNDHVIARDLLENEAIPDGYQLVPIRELIQSWSTTEFLQASRAVQLLEWRRNHKFCSHCGHMTEIHAKEYAMVCPACGYHQYPRVQPCIITIITKGDDEILLAKSAHNKSNMYGLIAGFVEVGETLEEAVQREAFEEVGLKLKNIRYMSSQPWPFPSNLMIAFHAEYDSGDIQLQVEEISEAQFFKFDQLPEIPFKGSIAHAMIMQIVENKKAS is encoded by the coding sequence ATGACTCAACTATCACTTGCTTATATTTTTCAACACCAAAAACTGCTAGTCGACCAAAATCTTCAATTGCCAGAAGTTGAAAAGTTAGCAAGTGATTTACCCTTGAATCATAATGATCACGTTATCGCGCGGGATCTACTTGAAAATGAAGCCATTCCCGATGGCTATCAGCTCGTTCCAATCCGTGAATTGATTCAGTCATGGTCAACTACAGAATTCCTTCAAGCCAGTCGAGCAGTTCAACTATTAGAATGGCGACGTAACCATAAATTCTGTAGCCATTGCGGTCATATGACTGAAATTCACGCCAAAGAATATGCAATGGTTTGCCCTGCTTGTGGCTATCATCAATATCCTCGCGTTCAACCTTGTATTATTACAATCATTACCAAAGGTGATGATGAAATTTTACTTGCGAAATCGGCGCATAATAAAAGTAATATGTACGGTCTAATCGCTGGATTTGTTGAAGTCGGTGAAACATTAGAAGAAGCTGTACAACGAGAAGCTTTTGAAGAAGTCGGTTTAAAACTGAAAAATATTCGTTATATGTCGAGCCAACCGTGGCCATTTCCAAGTAATTTAATGATTGCTTTTCATGCTGAATATGATTCAGGTGATATTCAATTACAAGTGGAAGAAATTAGCGAAGCTCAATTCTTTAAGTTTGATCAACTACCTGAAATTCCATTTAAAGGTAGTATTGCACATGCAATGATTATGCAAATCGTAGAGAATAAAAAAGCATCTTAA
- a CDS encoding chemotaxis protein: MSYQTSIHFDPTALLIIKNEIDNSIKLVETAVNTLAEEQALPFGIDDALNQFEQCTQVLALIDIPHVAQITQYSAELMRQIMAQPQQIKTSDVVALSEGTTMLKRYMEFICLREVRVPQFLTDTLNRLEKALGKPITKEGQALQPFLDFMTPNFNLPQAPSLEQSKYIHQLYKLCLNKLIKQSESPLDLQGIKLVGVYLAGLANNLPSQQYWQLVNVGLGHIDELLITEARLRTLIQIETNIAKFLAQPTTYQNSIADLADILTICISQEDDLSQHIRQQLNIGDELLSDTQLQVLSRHLYGPDYETVHTISQLITNEMAQIRNEIEYNHQNMSAEKTQELQQKLTQLSNVFKVLNLNEAAKELTQQAEKLSQPNTLTDATSIQQLMNSILASMNSIGILERNYTSSRLQLRVNNMQISLDRLDEAHRALLTETKILIETLTQTLSLYVQDPTANTLEALPVYLNELSGAALFLGSSAQQTALLGAAHFAQHRLNQNEAIDAEQINCILNVVASLDLLVDNLNNKQPVLQSMFDVALSSSQQLQNIAA, from the coding sequence ATGTCTTACCAAACCTCGATTCATTTCGACCCAACTGCATTATTAATAATAAAAAATGAGATCGATAATTCGATTAAATTGGTGGAGACAGCAGTCAATACGCTTGCCGAAGAACAAGCATTGCCTTTTGGTATTGATGACGCACTTAATCAGTTCGAACAATGCACACAAGTACTTGCATTAATTGATATACCTCATGTAGCACAAATCACTCAATATTCAGCTGAGCTTATGCGCCAAATCATGGCTCAACCTCAACAAATTAAAACTAGCGATGTCGTTGCTCTCAGTGAAGGTACAACGATGTTAAAACGCTATATGGAATTTATTTGTTTACGTGAAGTAAGAGTGCCTCAGTTCTTAACAGATACACTCAATCGTTTAGAAAAAGCACTGGGGAAACCGATCACCAAAGAAGGACAAGCTCTGCAACCTTTCTTGGACTTCATGACACCGAATTTCAATTTGCCACAAGCACCAAGCTTGGAACAATCGAAGTATATCCACCAACTTTATAAATTATGCTTAAACAAGCTGATTAAACAAAGTGAATCTCCTCTCGATTTACAAGGAATTAAACTCGTTGGTGTTTACCTTGCAGGTTTAGCCAACAATCTACCGAGCCAACAATATTGGCAATTGGTCAATGTAGGCTTAGGACATATTGATGAGCTTTTGATTACAGAAGCACGTTTACGCACCCTTATTCAAATCGAAACGAATATTGCAAAATTCTTGGCTCAACCAACAACTTATCAAAACAGTATTGCTGATTTGGCAGATATTTTGACGATCTGCATCAGTCAAGAAGATGATTTATCACAACATATTCGTCAACAATTGAACATTGGTGATGAATTACTCAGTGATACTCAACTTCAAGTTTTGAGTCGTCATTTATACGGTCCTGACTATGAAACGGTACATACAATCAGTCAATTAATAACAAATGAAATGGCTCAAATTCGTAATGAAATTGAGTATAACCATCAAAATATGTCAGCTGAAAAAACCCAAGAACTACAGCAAAAGTTAACTCAACTTTCTAATGTATTTAAGGTACTTAACTTAAATGAAGCAGCGAAAGAATTAACTCAGCAAGCTGAAAAATTGAGTCAACCGAATACATTAACTGATGCAACTTCTATTCAACAGTTAATGAATAGTATTTTGGCATCAATGAATTCAATCGGTATCTTAGAGCGTAATTACACTTCAAGTCGTTTACAATTACGCGTCAATAATATGCAAATTTCTTTAGATCGTTTAGATGAAGCTCATCGAGCATTGTTGACTGAAACTAAGATTTTGATTGAAACATTGACTCAAACCTTAAGTTTGTATGTACAAGATCCAACAGCTAATACATTAGAAGCCCTTCCTGTATATCTGAATGAGTTATCAGGCGCTGCGTTATTCTTAGGTAGCTCTGCTCAACAAACTGCACTGTTAGGTGCAGCACATTTTGCACAGCATCGTTTGAATCAAAATGAAGCGATTGATGCTGAGCAAATTAACTGCATTCTAAATGTTGTTGCTAGTTTAGATTTACTCGTTGATAACCTGAACAATAAGCAGCCTGTATTGCAATCTATGTTTGATGTGGCATTATCAAGCAGTCAGCAATTACAGAACATAGCCGCATAA
- the dnaQ gene encoding DNA polymerase III subunit epsilon — translation MSQTITLYVDGACKGNPGLGGWGAYIITEQGEHKLCGGEPETTNNRMELQAAIEGVSFCPTDAHLIIWTDSNYVKQGITEWIHGWKKKNWKDVKNPDLWKKLDAVCANREIEWNWIKGHAGHAGNEMADQLANLGAEQTAKQMKSLVQANADTKKPESDWLLDDPFGLDLDEDIDNLVEEVEEFSIEESNPDVAVLSHSASPNTSTTTAHPQIVITEAKVQLQGPRQLILDTETTGFYFQDGDRIIEVGAIEMINRKLTGSSIHIYINPEKPVGDSEDIHGISDEFLQDKPKYAEIADTLFNFLQGAEIIAHNATFDMNFLNMEFKRAGLPLLSDVCEVTDTLALAKNKHPGQKNSLDALVRRYEIPARDRTFHGALLDAEILADVYLAMTGGQVSFDMDALSQNEQNQNKTTRSRIEVDLPIIYPSEHELNEHETWVKQFEQKHGNACLFAK, via the coding sequence ATGTCTCAAACAATCACACTTTATGTTGATGGCGCATGTAAAGGCAATCCAGGTTTAGGTGGTTGGGGTGCATATATCATTACCGAACAGGGTGAACATAAACTTTGTGGCGGAGAACCTGAAACAACCAATAACAGAATGGAACTGCAAGCTGCGATTGAAGGCGTAAGTTTCTGCCCTACAGATGCACATTTGATTATTTGGACAGATTCCAATTACGTTAAACAAGGTATTACTGAATGGATTCATGGTTGGAAAAAGAAAAATTGGAAAGATGTTAAAAATCCTGATTTATGGAAAAAGTTAGATGCTGTCTGCGCTAACCGAGAAATTGAATGGAATTGGATCAAAGGGCATGCGGGACATGCTGGTAATGAAATGGCTGATCAATTGGCCAATCTCGGTGCCGAACAAACGGCCAAACAAATGAAATCTCTCGTGCAGGCTAACGCTGATACAAAAAAGCCTGAATCCGACTGGTTATTAGATGATCCATTTGGTCTCGACCTTGATGAAGATATCGATAACTTGGTTGAAGAAGTCGAAGAGTTCAGTATCGAAGAAAGTAATCCTGATGTAGCTGTACTAAGTCACTCAGCAAGCCCAAATACATCAACAACGACAGCTCACCCTCAGATTGTTATTACTGAGGCAAAAGTTCAGTTGCAAGGCCCTCGCCAACTTATTCTGGATACCGAAACTACAGGTTTCTATTTCCAAGATGGTGACCGTATTATTGAGGTTGGTGCGATTGAAATGATCAATCGTAAACTTACGGGAAGCTCAATTCATATTTATATCAATCCAGAAAAACCTGTAGGTGACTCTGAGGATATTCACGGTATCAGCGACGAGTTTTTGCAAGATAAACCTAAATATGCAGAAATTGCTGACACACTGTTTAATTTTTTACAGGGCGCTGAAATTATTGCGCATAACGCGACATTCGATATGAACTTCCTAAATATGGAGTTCAAACGTGCTGGGCTGCCATTATTATCAGATGTTTGCGAAGTTACAGATACACTGGCTTTAGCTAAAAATAAACATCCTGGGCAAAAGAACTCTTTAGACGCTTTAGTTCGCCGTTATGAAATTCCTGCACGTGATCGTACCTTCCATGGTGCGTTACTCGATGCTGAAATTTTGGCTGATGTTTATCTCGCAATGACGGGTGGACAAGTTTCTTTTGATATGGATGCCCTTTCACAAAATGAACAAAACCAAAATAAAACCACTCGTTCTCGTATCGAAGTAGATTTACCAATTATCTATCCATCAGAACATGAACTAAATGAACATGAGACTTGGGTCAAACAATTTGAGCAAAAACATGGAAACGCTTGCCTTTTTGCAAAATAA
- a CDS encoding lytic transglycosylase, with the protein MYKSNTLVLRTSATSLFKITVLTSALTALGITTGCSSTPQSNKVSSSKQVGSGYLDASSLDSLEDLLSATDMRAVEGDRLLVLKHGDVWKRMTVGFKMDLNHWDSRIEAQRSWFISRQPYLDRLSARASRYLYHTVKEAERRGMPTELALLPVIESSYDPAATSSAAAAGLWQFIPSTGRIYGLQQTSLYDGRRDVVESTRAAYEFLGSLYNQFGSWELALAAYNAGPGRIQQAINRNRAAGLPTDYWSLKLPQETMNYVPRFLAVAQIIKNPSAYGVALPPIANRPHFREVGLAGPLELNQIASITGLSRAELYALNPAHRGEMVDSTSPMRILIPADLSPSVDTKLRSGKVSSGGFWASNSQPPAMNNPSNVVTTTVRTTTNSGQTITPSTKTPPPLTASNTVATRPTTSTLTKTNTPKGSDALASFAAAADVPSAPRIPVAITPAENVKPVKIEPPISVKEREQIIAAVKETGEKKTVTQVLEPQATQAEKDQVVAEIKAIAPQGTEIVDPFDGKIKLTAIQTSQSVADQKGVEVSKGFAYPKNLVEDATTANSEDAKRNQGKPYIKTDTDVVVVAPKGKRSTYVVLPGDTLAFIAQKNGVNWRDIATWNQIDPTGTLFVGASLYLYDAKPQVIEPPKVVERKPESYVVQSGDNLTNLAARFDLSLKQLADYNNLSVTDNLFVGQKLSLKEPKNNTRNTPTTPPQSTRSTETKASIAPKVATKSYTVKRGEYLKLIADRYALSNQELADLTSGLTANSNLSVGQKINVPQHEVSKTEEVAEPKNTVKYENVTASSHYKTESYIVQRGDTLSSIATKSKITLSELAELNNLKTNKSVRLGQVLKIPAGSTIPEQYVVQSGDSLNAIASKYELTVNYIADLNGLERTAGVRVGQKLKLTGDVSSKNNVSSNSKSKDKDKQETAPDIYTVKSGDTLGNIASRYYLQLDYVTALNGLSRGSSVRVGQKLKLTGDVPKAETAKAENSKNSSKSVPSKNTEKYTVKAGESLNSIASRFGLSGRELAELNDLKANASLQRGQSISVPKTVTEYKVKRGDTLIGLASKYGMDTSALAEMNDLTPSTQLRIGDVIKVPNL; encoded by the coding sequence ATGTATAAATCGAACACATTGGTGCTGCGAACATCTGCAACATCATTATTCAAAATCACTGTACTCACTTCTGCTCTAACTGCGTTGGGAATCACGACAGGTTGTTCCTCAACTCCACAGTCAAATAAAGTATCCTCATCTAAGCAAGTTGGTTCAGGTTATTTGGATGCAAGTAGTTTAGATTCTTTAGAAGATTTATTATCAGCTACCGATATGCGCGCTGTTGAAGGTGATCGTTTATTGGTACTGAAGCACGGTGATGTGTGGAAGCGAATGACGGTTGGATTCAAAATGGATTTAAACCATTGGGATTCTCGTATTGAAGCACAACGTAGTTGGTTTATTTCTCGTCAACCATATTTAGATCGCTTAAGCGCGCGTGCCAGTCGTTATTTGTATCACACGGTTAAAGAAGCTGAACGTCGTGGTATGCCAACCGAATTGGCTTTACTTCCTGTTATTGAAAGTTCTTATGACCCGGCTGCAACCAGTAGTGCAGCAGCAGCAGGTCTATGGCAATTTATCCCAAGTACGGGACGTATTTATGGTTTGCAGCAAACCAGTTTATATGATGGTCGCCGTGATGTGGTTGAGTCGACGCGTGCTGCTTATGAATTTTTAGGGAGTTTATATAATCAATTTGGTTCATGGGAATTGGCTTTGGCTGCTTATAATGCAGGGCCGGGTCGCATTCAACAAGCCATTAACCGTAATCGTGCGGCAGGCTTGCCAACAGATTATTGGTCATTAAAGCTCCCACAAGAAACCATGAACTATGTACCGCGCTTTTTAGCGGTAGCGCAGATTATTAAAAATCCAAGTGCATATGGTGTTGCGTTACCTCCAATTGCGAACCGACCTCACTTTCGTGAAGTAGGTCTGGCTGGGCCTTTAGAATTGAATCAAATTGCTTCGATTACAGGTTTAAGTCGTGCTGAACTCTATGCATTAAACCCTGCACATCGTGGAGAAATGGTTGACTCAACCAGTCCAATGCGCATTTTAATTCCCGCAGATTTAAGTCCGTCAGTTGATACGAAATTGCGTTCTGGAAAAGTAAGTTCAGGTGGTTTCTGGGCAAGCAATAGCCAACCACCTGCGATGAATAACCCATCGAATGTGGTTACGACAACAGTTCGTACAACAACCAACTCTGGTCAGACGATTACACCGTCAACTAAGACACCACCGCCTTTAACAGCAAGTAATACAGTAGCAACGCGCCCAACAACATCAACGCTGACTAAAACTAATACACCAAAAGGTTCTGATGCATTAGCTTCATTTGCTGCTGCTGCCGATGTGCCTAGTGCCCCGCGTATTCCTGTTGCGATTACACCCGCAGAAAATGTAAAGCCAGTTAAGATTGAGCCACCGATTTCGGTTAAAGAGCGTGAACAAATTATTGCCGCTGTAAAAGAAACGGGCGAGAAGAAAACAGTTACTCAAGTATTAGAACCACAAGCGACACAAGCAGAAAAAGATCAAGTCGTTGCTGAAATCAAAGCGATTGCGCCACAAGGTACAGAAATTGTCGACCCATTTGATGGCAAGATTAAATTAACAGCAATTCAAACCAGCCAATCTGTTGCTGATCAGAAAGGAGTTGAGGTCAGCAAGGGCTTTGCGTATCCGAAAAACTTAGTTGAAGATGCGACAACTGCAAATAGTGAAGATGCGAAGCGCAATCAAGGAAAGCCGTATATTAAAACCGATACCGATGTGGTTGTGGTTGCACCGAAAGGCAAGCGTAGCACCTACGTTGTACTACCTGGCGATACCCTCGCATTCATTGCACAAAAGAACGGGGTGAATTGGCGTGATATCGCAACGTGGAACCAGATTGATCCAACAGGTACGTTATTTGTAGGTGCAAGCTTGTATTTGTATGATGCAAAACCGCAAGTGATTGAGCCACCGAAAGTGGTTGAGCGCAAACCTGAGAGTTATGTCGTACAATCAGGAGATAACCTCACCAATTTAGCAGCACGTTTTGATTTAAGCCTGAAACAGTTAGCTGACTATAATAATTTGTCAGTCACTGATAATTTATTTGTTGGGCAAAAATTATCGTTAAAAGAACCAAAAAATAATACACGTAATACTCCAACGACTCCACCACAATCAACGCGTAGCACAGAAACGAAAGCATCTATTGCCCCGAAGGTTGCTACGAAGTCTTATACGGTGAAACGTGGTGAATATTTAAAGTTGATTGCTGATCGTTATGCTTTATCTAATCAAGAGCTGGCTGATTTAACCTCAGGTTTGACTGCGAATAGCAATTTGTCTGTGGGGCAAAAAATTAATGTACCACAGCATGAGGTCTCAAAAACTGAAGAAGTGGCTGAGCCTAAAAATACGGTTAAATATGAAAATGTAACTGCATCGAGTCATTATAAAACAGAGTCCTATATTGTACAGCGTGGTGATACTTTATCGAGTATCGCAACAAAATCTAAAATTACATTGAGTGAATTGGCTGAACTGAATAACCTGAAAACCAATAAAAGTGTGCGTTTAGGTCAGGTTTTAAAGATTCCAGCAGGTTCAACGATTCCTGAGCAGTATGTGGTGCAATCTGGTGATAGCTTAAATGCAATCGCCAGTAAATATGAGCTTACCGTGAATTATATTGCTGATCTAAATGGTTTGGAACGCACAGCAGGCGTTCGCGTTGGACAAAAGCTAAAACTCACAGGTGACGTGTCAAGCAAAAATAATGTGAGCAGTAATAGCAAGTCAAAAGATAAGGATAAGCAAGAAACTGCGCCAGATATTTATACAGTTAAATCTGGAGACACTTTAGGCAATATTGCGAGTCGCTATTATTTACAACTGGATTATGTGACCGCTTTAAATGGCTTATCTCGTGGTAGTAGCGTTCGTGTGGGTCAAAAACTGAAACTCACAGGTGATGTACCAAAAGCAGAAACAGCAAAAGCGGAAAATAGTAAGAATAGTTCAAAGTCAGTGCCAAGCAAGAATACTGAAAAATATACGGTTAAAGCAGGCGAGTCTTTGAATAGTATTGCAAGCCGTTTTGGTTTGTCAGGTCGTGAATTAGCAGAGTTAAATGATCTGAAAGCCAATGCAAGTTTACAACGTGGTCAAAGTATTTCTGTCCCTAAAACAGTGACTGAATATAAAGTAAAACGTGGTGATACTTTGATTGGTTTAGCAAGTAAATATGGGATGGATACCAGTGCGCTTGCTGAAATGAATGATCTCACTCCAAGTACTCAATTGCGGATTGGTGATGTGATTAAAGTACCAAATCTGTAA
- a CDS encoding extracellular solute-binding protein, with protein sequence MNSFVLFKRLSLFYGLSLFVQLSFATMQTTPYLAIHVQPKYAKLSSMPYANPNAPKGGILSQSSLGTFDNLNSMNGKGSSTEGVNYLFDSLMDRALDEPRVMYPLLAEKVSYDPDHLKDVTFHLNPQARFNNGQPLTAEDVKFTFDTYQTKANLGFQMYLSDLAKTEVISKYQVKFIFKSKNNVEMPLILASLPIYSKLDWKNKDFTRVTLQPIVGSGPYIVDRIDAGRSITYKRSPNYWAKDLPVNKGRYNFDRLKYVYYRNLDVSFEGFKSRQFNLYEEKNIRNWVTAYHFPAVQAGQIKKYKARLGTPLDIQSLVFNIRRSPLNDIHLRKALTYAYDFEWQNKALFFNQNWRLQSYFDNTDLAATGRPSAKELKVLKPFFAQLNSVMRQGLLADWHYPISDASGFNRQNLLVAQQILKDAGYVIRRNQLYDRQGKAVRIELLMQQENPQRELMPFVRNLNRLGIQVNLRQVDVPQYMERIRHQDFDMMMLKLPQTLTPGKEQAQFWGSAAADEAGNYNYSGIKNPAIDQMIEKIVAAKSREDVVLYTHVLDRLLRAGYYQILTYGKPERWFAYWDIYQQPQIKPKLSIGWEYWWVDGTKAKKLDQPIRKSDLK encoded by the coding sequence ATGAATTCATTTGTTTTATTTAAAAGGCTTAGTCTATTTTATGGATTAAGCCTTTTTGTTCAGCTTTCATTTGCGACGATGCAGACCACACCTTATTTAGCCATTCATGTTCAACCCAAATATGCAAAGTTGAGTTCGATGCCTTATGCCAATCCGAATGCGCCAAAAGGTGGAATCCTTAGCCAATCTAGCTTGGGGACATTCGATAATTTAAATAGCATGAATGGCAAAGGGAGTTCTACTGAAGGGGTGAATTATCTTTTTGATAGTTTAATGGATCGTGCTTTAGATGAGCCACGCGTCATGTACCCGTTACTCGCAGAGAAGGTGAGTTATGATCCTGATCATCTTAAAGATGTGACCTTTCATTTAAATCCTCAAGCCCGTTTTAACAATGGTCAGCCTTTGACCGCAGAAGATGTTAAATTCACCTTTGATACCTACCAAACGAAAGCCAATTTAGGTTTTCAAATGTATTTGTCTGATTTAGCAAAAACAGAAGTGATTTCTAAGTATCAGGTCAAATTTATTTTTAAGTCCAAGAACAATGTGGAAATGCCACTGATTCTGGCGAGTCTACCGATCTATTCAAAATTGGATTGGAAAAATAAAGATTTTACGCGTGTGACACTACAACCGATTGTCGGTTCAGGGCCTTATATTGTTGATCGAATTGATGCAGGGCGGAGTATCACCTATAAACGCAGTCCGAACTATTGGGCAAAAGATTTGCCTGTCAATAAAGGACGTTATAATTTTGATCGACTCAAATATGTGTATTATCGGAATTTAGACGTCAGTTTTGAGGGTTTTAAATCTCGACAATTCAATTTGTATGAAGAAAAAAATATCCGAAATTGGGTTACAGCTTATCATTTTCCCGCCGTGCAAGCAGGTCAGATCAAAAAATACAAAGCACGTTTGGGGACACCACTCGATATTCAAAGCTTGGTATTTAATATTCGTCGTTCACCACTGAATGATATTCATCTTCGTAAAGCACTTACGTATGCTTATGATTTTGAATGGCAAAATAAGGCTTTATTCTTTAATCAAAATTGGCGTTTGCAAAGCTATTTTGATAATACAGATTTGGCTGCAACAGGTCGACCCAGTGCTAAAGAGTTAAAAGTACTGAAACCTTTCTTCGCTCAACTAAATTCAGTCATGCGACAGGGGCTTTTAGCCGATTGGCATTATCCTATTTCGGATGCGAGTGGTTTTAATCGGCAGAATTTATTGGTTGCACAACAGATTTTAAAAGATGCAGGTTATGTAATTCGTCGTAATCAGTTATATGATCGACAGGGTAAAGCGGTTCGTATTGAATTATTAATGCAGCAAGAAAATCCACAACGTGAGTTGATGCCTTTTGTGCGTAATTTGAATCGTTTAGGAATCCAAGTCAATCTTAGACAGGTGGATGTTCCACAATATATGGAGCGAATCCGCCACCAAGATTTTGATATGATGATGTTGAAATTGCCACAAACTTTGACACCTGGTAAGGAGCAAGCCCAGTTTTGGGGGAGTGCTGCTGCGGATGAAGCAGGAAATTATAACTATTCAGGGATAAAGAACCCAGCAATTGATCAGATGATCGAGAAAATTGTGGCAGCCAAAAGCCGTGAAGATGTGGTGCTCTATACACATGTACTCGATCGTTTATTACGCGCAGGTTATTATCAAATTCTGACCTATGGTAAACCTGAGCGATGGTTTGCTTATTGGGATATCTATCAGCAACCTCAAATTAAACCGAAGCTTTCTATAGGATGGGAATATTGGTGGGTGGATGGAACGAAAGCGAAGAAACTCGACCAACCTATACGAAAATCTGACTTAAAATAA
- the yejB gene encoding microcin C ABC transporter permease YejB, with translation MVHYILKRMLLMIPTLFFILLINFTIVQIAPGGPVEQAIQQIQNAQGLGVGNNAQSSLSTLAQYQGARGLSPEMIEKIKAQYGFDRPAYERFWLMLKGYLTLDFGTSFFKDKPVTQLLYEKLPVTLSLGIWSTFLIYLIAIPLGIKKAKNNGLLFDQSTSLLLAVSYAIPSFVFAILLIVFFAGGSYLQWFPLQGLVSENFTQLSLLAKIKDYLWHMSLPILSMVLGSFAARTYLTKYSFVEELKKPYVLTARSKGLNDNQVLYGHVFRNAILVVVAALPEALVGIFFVGNLFIEIIFNLDGIGLLGFEAITQRDYPVIFGTLFLFTLFGMILRLIGDLLYQMIDPRIDFEARGGT, from the coding sequence ATGGTTCACTATATTCTGAAAAGAATGTTATTGATGATCCCAACTTTATTTTTCATTTTATTGATTAATTTTACGATTGTGCAAATTGCACCAGGTGGCCCTGTCGAACAAGCCATTCAGCAAATTCAGAATGCGCAAGGTTTAGGTGTTGGGAATAATGCCCAATCCAGTTTGAGTACCTTGGCTCAATATCAAGGGGCGCGTGGGTTAAGTCCAGAGATGATTGAAAAGATCAAAGCACAGTATGGTTTTGATCGTCCTGCATATGAACGTTTTTGGTTAATGCTCAAGGGCTATCTCACCTTGGATTTTGGCACCAGTTTTTTTAAAGATAAACCTGTAACACAACTGCTCTATGAAAAGTTGCCTGTCACGCTGTCTTTGGGAATATGGAGTACTTTTCTCATTTATTTGATTGCGATCCCACTGGGAATTAAAAAAGCCAAAAACAATGGTTTACTGTTTGATCAATCTACTTCGTTATTACTTGCGGTGAGTTATGCCATTCCATCATTTGTCTTTGCCATTCTGCTCATCGTTTTTTTTGCTGGGGGCAGTTATCTACAATGGTTTCCATTACAAGGGTTGGTCTCTGAAAACTTTACTCAACTCAGCCTATTGGCAAAAATAAAAGACTATCTATGGCACATGAGTTTACCGATTCTGAGTATGGTATTGGGGAGTTTTGCTGCACGAACCTATCTGACCAAATATTCTTTTGTAGAAGAATTAAAGAAACCGTATGTTCTGACGGCACGATCAAAAGGTTTAAATGACAATCAGGTACTTTATGGGCATGTTTTTCGTAATGCGATTTTGGTGGTGGTTGCAGCTTTACCCGAAGCATTGGTCGGTATTTTCTTTGTCGGCAATTTATTTATCGAAATTATTTTTAATCTCGATGGGATTGGTTTATTGGGTTTTGAGGCGATCACCCAACGTGATTATCCTGTGATTTTTGGAACCTTATTTTTATTTACCTTATTTGGAATGATCTTACGTTTAATTGGCGATTTGCTCTATCAAATGATTGACCCTCGGATTGATTTTGAAGCGAGAGGTGGAACATGA